The Toxoplasma gondii ME49 chromosome XII, whole genome shotgun sequence genome includes a region encoding these proteins:
- a CDS encoding hypothetical protein (encoded by transcript TGME49_249870) yields MSLPRVQVVIHRGIDLPAMDSGKSSDPYIKFEYRGTQYRTETVKKSVNPVWNQQFTFVYDKAFGPHTLTLELWDANVLLKDKKMGFVTINLQTLEENKVQNKYYPLEDAALAKIGGALQIELRLLPPHSEMKYSSGSGQQKVVVLTAEQARAAAQGRLLIPANQTHVGFVSGASPSYRCPLAEPAPAYGVGMPHVMPPLVPYAAYPQYPIQASCPPPVPPPQPIPFSGSCVPAPPPQGGSPSWLWQAPRQGSAPGPYSHPPPQSPATSGFPVPSQFVGNPAVVGGPDATQVGHKAGKNSDSSSSDNGSSSEGEAKKTQKGAKKDRSKKKPAESILIMEIKDIVPSATYGEIAKALVAHNNDKDLALKQLVANLSTNEQGNI; encoded by the exons ATGTCGCTCCCTCGAGTCCAAGTCGTCATACACCGGGGAATCGACTTGCCCGCCATGGATTCCGGAAAGTCCTCTGATCCGTACATCAAA TTCGAGTACAGAGGCACTCAATACCGTACAGAGACGGTGAAGAAATCTGTGAATCCGGTGTGGAACCAGCAGTTCACGTTTGTGTATGAC AAGGCATTCGGGCCGCACACGTTGACTCTTGAGCTGTGGGATGCAAATGTCTTGctgaaagacaagaaaatgGGATTTGTGACAATCAATCTTCAAACTCTTGAG GAAAACAAAGTGCAAAACAAATATTATCCCCTCGAAGATGCTGCTTTGGCGAAGATAGGTGGCGCCCTTCAGATCGAACTTCGCCTGCTGCCACCCCATAGTGAGATGAAGTATTCGAGTGGGAGTGGACAGCAAAAAGTTGTCGTTTTGACCGCCGAGCAAGCAAGAGCAGCAGCTCAAGGTCGGCTTCTAATTCCGGCAAACCAGACGCACGTCGGATTCGTGTCCGGCGCTTCCCCGTCGTACAGGTGCCCTCTCGCTGAGCCGGCTCCCGCATATGGCGTGGGCATGCCACATGTGATGCCTCCGCTTGTTCCCTACGCGGCGTACCCACAGTATCCAATTCAAGCCAGTTGTCCACCACCAGTGCCTCCCCCTCAACCCATCCCTTTTTCAGGGAGTTGCGTGCCTGCTCCTCCGCCCCAGGGGGGCTCTCCGTCGTGGCTGTGGCAAGCGCCGAGGCAAGGCTCTGCACCTGGACCCTATTCACATCCACCACCTCAATCTCCTGCTACTTCTGGATTTCCTGTGCCCTCGCAGTTTGTGGGAAATCCTGCTGTTGTTGGTGGACCGGACGCCACGCAAGTGGGTCACAAAGCAGGAAAGAACTCAGACAGCAGCTCGAGCGATAACGGTTCGTCGTCTGAGGGTG aggcgaagaagacacagaagggagcgaagaaggaccgATCCAAAAAGAAGCCAGCCGAGTCCATTCTTATTATGGAAATCAAGGACATTGTTCCCTCAGCTACCTACGGAGAAATAGCCAA AGCACTGGTCGCCCACAACAATGACAAGGACTTAGCTTTGAAACAGCTTGTCGCCAACCTCAGCACAAACGAGCAGGGAAATATATAG